The following proteins are co-located in the Spea bombifrons isolate aSpeBom1 chromosome 3, aSpeBom1.2.pri, whole genome shotgun sequence genome:
- the LOC128484201 gene encoding olfactory receptor 5V1-like: MENENQTVIKEFILTGLSQDRRTQILLFVLFLFMYLLTILGNILLICAVIANSRMHTPMYYFLCQLSFLDLFYSTSTVPKLLLDLISTMGGRISYIGCIAQMNTCLFLGETECILLAVMAYDRYVAICFPLRYTVIMSWRICKNISVIVWLGSFACSILPTVSSLRPICKGNQIDHFVCEIIALMKLVCGDTSVDEAKIIFASFFTLLVPFAFIVASYMCIIASILKIHSVDGRTKAFSTCGSHLTVVLMFYGTSMSLYLGPTKHISKKHKYVTVFYGVVTPMLNPLIYSLRNHEVKVAVWKVFNI; the protein is encoded by the coding sequence ATGGAGAACGAGAACCAAACTGTCATAAAAGAATTTATACTAACCGGACTTTCTCAGGACCGGAGGACTCAAATTCtgctttttgtcttatttttgttCATGTATTTACTGACCATTTTGGggaatattttgttaatatgcGCAGTTATAGCCAACTCTCGTATGCACACGCCTATGTACTATTTTCTCTGCCAGTTATCCTTTCTAGATTTATTCTATTCAACAAGCACTGTCCCCAAACTGTTACTTGACCTGATTTCTACAATGGGAGGAAGAATATCATACATTGGGTGCATCGCACAAATGAATACATGTCTATTCCTAGGAGAAACGGAATGTATCCTGCTGGCGGTGATGGCGTACGATCGTTACGTAGCGATCTGCTTCCCCTTGCGTTATACGGTCATTATGAGCTGGAGGATATGTAAAAATATCTCAGTCATTGTATGGCTGGGGAGCTTTGCTTGTTCTATCCTTCCTACAGTGTCAAGCCTACGTCCTATCTGCAAAGGAAACCAAATTGATCATTTTGTTTGTGAAATTATAGCTTTAATGAAACTGGTTTGTGGAGACACTTCAGTTGATGAAGCCAAAATCATTTTTGCAAGTTTCTTCACACTTTTAGTCCCTTTTGCTTTTATTGTAGCTTCTTACATGTGTATCATAGCGTCCATATTGAAAATCCATTCTGTGGATGGAAGGACTAAGGCATTCTCTACATGTGGTTCCCACCTGACTGTAGTATTAATGTTTTATGGGACCAGTATGTCTCTGTACCTGGGGCCAACAAAGCATATttcaaaaaaacacaagtacGTCACAGTCTTCTACGGTGTTGTGACTCCCATGTTAAATCCTTTGATTTATAGTCTGAGAAATCATGAGGTTAAAGTCGCAGTTTGGAAAGTATTTAATATTTAG
- the LOC128484200 gene encoding olfactory receptor 2B2-like: MEIENQTVVKEFILIGLSQDRRTQILLFVLFLFMYLLTIFGNFTLICAVIANPRIHTPMYYFLCQLSFLDLFYSTSVVPRLLLDLISTIRGRISYIGCIAQMNTCLFLGQTECILLAVMAYDRFVAICFPLRYMVIMSWRICKNMSVIVWLGNFACSILSTVSSLRPFCKGNQIDHFGCEVIALMKLFCGDTSVDEAKIIFASFFTLLVPFAFILASYTCIIASILKIHSVDGRTKAFSTCGSHLSVVLMFYGTSMSLYLGPTKHISKKHKYISVFYGVVTPMLNPLIYSLRNHEVKDAVWKVFKI; this comes from the coding sequence atggaGATCGAGAACCAAACTGTGGtaaaagaatttattttaattggacTTTCTCAGGACCGGAGGACTCAAAtccttctttttgttttgtttttgttcatgtACTTACTGACCATTTTTGGGAATTTTACCTTAATATGCGCAGTTATAGCCAACCCTCGTATACACACGCCTATGTACTATTTTCTCTGCCAGTTATCCTTTCTGGATTTATTCTATTCAACAAGCGTTGTCCCCAGACTGTTACTAGATCTGATTTCTACAATAAGAGGAAGAATATCATACATTGGGTGCATCGCACAAATGAATACATGTCTATTCCTGGGACAAACAGAATGTATCCTGCTGGCGGTGATGGCGTACGATCGTTTCGTAGCGATCTGCTTCCCCTTGCGTTATATGGTTATTATGAGCTGGAGGATATGTAAGAATATGTCCGTCATTGTATGGCTGGGGAACTTTGCTTGTTCTATCCTTTCTACAGTTTCTAGCCTACGTCCGTTTTGTAAAGGAAACCAAATTGATCATTTTGGTTGTGAAGTTATAGCTTTAATGAAACTGTTTTGTGGAGACACTTCAGTTGATGAAGCCAAAATCATTTTTGCAAGTTTCTTCACACTTTTAGTcccttttgcttttattttggcTTCTTACACGTGTATTATAGCGTCCATATTGAAAATCCATTCTGTGGATGGAAGGACTAAGGCATTTTCTACATGTGGTTCCCACCTGTCTGTAGTATTAATGTTTTATGGGACCAGTATGTCTCTGTACCTGGGGCcaacaaaacatatttcaaaaaaacacaagtacaTATCAGTCTTTTACGGTGTTGTGACTCCCATGTTAAACCCTTTGATTTATAGTTTGAGAAATCATGAGGTTAAAGATGCTGTTTGGAAAGTATTTAAAATTTAG
- the LOC128484202 gene encoding olfactory receptor 13-like, translated as MGCVNQTIVTEFFLIGLSQDPRTEILLFILFFTMYLLTIFGNIILIYTVTTNPQMHTPMYYFLCNLSVLDLFYSSTTVPKMLLDMLSIGGGRISLLGCLTQMCTYIFLGEIECILLAVMAYDRYVAICFPLRYKVIMSWKLCKNITVLIWVGSCIFSTLPTNLRPPVFCKGNRIDHFICEVIALVKLVCGDTSFYETIIFSGSLFTLLVPFLCVITSYTFIIHSILKINSAGGRTKSFSTCASHLAVVLMFYGTSTAMYLGPLKNTSRNQKYIAIIYGIVTPMVNPFIYSLRNKDVKETALKILKMECFHNR; from the coding sequence ATGGGGTGTGTGAACCAAACCATTGTGACCGAATTTTTCCTAATTGGACTTTCTCAGGACCCCAGGACAGaaattcttctttttattttgtttttcacaatGTACCTCTTGACTATTTTCGGCaacatcattttaatttataccgTTACCACCAACCCTCAAATGCACACGCCTATGTATTATTTCCTCTGCAATTTATCCGTTTTAGATTTGTTCTACTCATCCACCACCGTTCCCAAAATGTTACTGGACATGTTATCCATAGGGGGAGGAAGAATTTCATTGCTGGGGTGCTTGACACAGATGTGCACCTATATATTCTTGGGGGAGATCGAGTGTATCCTGCTGGCGGTGATGGCGTATGACCGCTACGTGGCGATCTGCTTCCCTTTGCGTTACAAAGTGATCATGAGCTggaaattatgtaaaaatatcACAGTTCTTATATGGGTAGGAAGTTGTATTTTTTCTACTCTCCCCACAAACTTAAGGCCTCCTGTTTTTTGCAAAGGAAATAGAATAGACCACTTTATTTGTGAGGTCATAGCTCTCGTCAAGCTGGTATGTGGTGACACTTCCTTTTACGAAACCATCATTTTTTCGGGGAGTCTCTTCACGCTTTTGGTTCCGTTTCTGTGCGTGATAACGTCTTATACTTTTATTATACATTCCATTTTAAAGATAAACTCTGCGGGCGGAAGGACCAAGTCCTTTTCAACGTGTGCCTCGCACTTGGCCGTGGTTTTAATGTTCTACGGAACCAGCACAGCCATGTACCTGGGGCCATTAAAAAATACCTCCAGAAATCAGAAATATATTGCCATTATTTATGGGATTGTGACCCCCATGGTAAACCCTTTCATTTACAGCTTGAGAAATAAAGATGTTAAAGAGACAGccttgaaaatattaaaaatggaatGTTTTCACAATCGTTGA